The following are encoded in a window of Ricinus communis isolate WT05 ecotype wild-type chromosome 4, ASM1957865v1, whole genome shotgun sequence genomic DNA:
- the LOC8265353 gene encoding exocyst complex component EXO70I, with product MILLKASELLLHLEMAEVKAIDNLVAARTLLTTNLQNSRAMASDLDKTGKRLEEMRQRLPSLEAARNTLLQKCRFSAIKDHIDRAVYPAMAVLKVCKAIQELEKSLISDSPRPDLSAYLLLITQFEQALKFLSDNCSLAIQWLEGILQFLEEEKVANGLYVFRVEMSLTILQEFQATEARARVSGGILGLAFDKLKIEFKQLLADNSIPVAFPSFNDKQACIAPSPLSVAVTQKLQAIVGKLSDRDRLDWCLSAYAEVRSRNARRSLEALDLNYLNKSVTESDDVQDIEGFIYLWCEHLEFAVKHVFKIEYELCNKVFDKVESNVWMGCFAKIATQSGILSFLSFGTRVTECKKDPVKLLKLLDMFSCLDNIRAVFNRLFTGEACQKIQNLTKNLVKKVICGACEILWELPFQVELQRERSPPSDGSVPRLVRFVTEYCNHLLSEDYNSFLIKVLTIYQSWKNEKHQETLSNQINLIIKELCLNLDTWSQTYEDKALSFLFMMNNHSHFCNLKGTKVGELMGISWVRGHQQYKDYYMTLYLKETWGRILGLLNEDQQQNKYLSSPTTDSVKNILKAFNEALDGMYEKQSNWAVPDEELRLKMCRVAVQAFVPVYRSYLQNFMDLDQEDVRYTAQGLESMLSSLFQPKIRMYGGTKQSHWIDEVKIVEVDHFTLMAA from the coding sequence ATGATCTTATTGAAGGCCAGCGAATTATTGTTGCATCTAGAAATGGCTGAAGTGAAGGCCATTGATAATCTTGTGGCTGCTAGGACCCTCTTGACGACCAATTTACAGAATTCAAGAGCTATGGCCTCTGATCTGGATAAAACTGGGAAAAGATTGGAGGAGATGAGGCAAAGGTTACCATCTCTTGAAGCTGCACGCAATACCCTTTTGCAGAAGTGCAGATTTTCTGCAATCAAAGACCACATTGATCGTGCTGTTTATCCCGCCATGGCCGTACTAAAGGTCTGCAAGGCTATTCAGGAGCTCGAGAAGTCACTCATCTCAGACAGCCCACGTCCTGATCTTTCCGCTTATCTCTTGTTGATCACACAGTTTGAACAGGCATTGAAATTTCTGAGTGACAACTGCAGCCTAGCAATTCAATGGTTGGAGGgaattcttcaatttcttgaagaagaaaaggttgCCAATGGCTTGTATGTCTTCAGAGTCGAGATGTCTCTGACTATTCTACAAGAGTTTCAAGCAACTGAAGCGCGAGCTCGTGTCAGTGGTGGGATTCTCGGTTTAGCATTTGACAAActtaaaattgaattcaagCAGCTTCTTGCAGATAACTCCATCCCTGTTGCTTTCCCATCATTCAATGACAAACAAGCTTGCATTGCTCCATCACCTTTGTCAGTAGCTGTTACCCAGAAGCTTCAGGCCATTGTTGGCAAACTAAGTGACCGTGACAGGCTTGATTGGTGCTTATCAGCGTACGCAGAAGTTCGGAGTAGGAATGCAAGAAGAAGTTTAGAAGCTCTTGATTTGAATTACCTTAACAAGTCAGTGACAGAATCGGATGATGTGCAAGACATAGAGggctttatatatttatggtGTGAGCATCTGGAGTTCGCAGTGAAGCATGTTTTCAAGATAGAGTACGAACTCTGCAATAAGGTTTTTGACAAGGTCGAGTCCAACGTTTGGATGGGTTGCTTTGCGAAGATTGCTACTCAATCTggaattctttcttttctcagtTTTGGAACAAGAGTTACAGAATGTAAGAAAGACCCTGTCAAGCTGTTGAAGCTATTAGACATGTTTTCATGTTTAGACAACATAAGAGCAGTTTTCAACAGGCTTTTTACAGGCGAAGCATGTCAAAAAATCCAAAACCTGACAAAGAATCTGGTCAAGAAAGTTATTTGTGGTGCTTGTGAGATTTTGTGGGAACTCCCATTTCAAGTGGAGCTACAAAGGGAACGGTCTCCTCCTTCAGATGGCAGTGTTCCAAGGCTGGTAAGATTTGTGACAGAATATTGCAATCATCTTCTTAGCGAGgattataattcatttttgaTCAAGGTTCTAACGATTTACCAGAGCTGGAAAAATGAGAAGCACCAAGAGACACTTAGCAACCAGATAAACCTCATAATAAAGGAACTTTGCCTAAACTTGGATACATGGTCACAGACATATGAAGATAAGGCTCTTTCCTTCCTATTCATGATGAATAATCATTCTCATTTCTGCAATTTGAAAGGCACAAAAGTAGGAGAATTGATGGGTATTTCTTGGGTAAGAGGTCATCAGCAATACAAGGACTATTACATGACACTCTACTTAAAAGAAACCTGGGGAAGGATTCTTGGTCTTCTTAACGAAGACCAACAGCAAAACAAGTACTTATCTTCACCTACAACTGATTCTGTGAAGAACATTTTGAAGGCATTCAATGAAGCCTTGGACGGAATGTATGAGAAGCAATCCAACTGGGCTGTTCCCGATGAGGAGTTGAGGTTAAAGATGTGCAGGGTGGCTGTCCAGGCTTTTGTTCCGGTGTATAGAAGCTACTTGcagaattttatggatttagACCAAGAAGATGTGAGATATACAGCACAAGGATTGGAAAGTATGCTAAGCTCACTGTTTCAGCCAAAGATAAGGATGTATGGTGGCACCAAACAATCACATTGGATTGACGAAGTGAAAATTGTAGAGGTAGATCATTTTACTCTTATGGCTGCGTAA